TAAAATTGGCTAAACGCGCCGGATTATTACACGATATTGGTAAAGTGCCAGATGATAACCCTGAAGTACCACACGCTTTATTGGGTATGCAATTGGCTGAAAAATATAAAGAGCATCCTGAAGTATGCAATGCAATTGGAGCTCACCATGATGAAATTGAGATGACCAGCTTGTTATCACCAATTATTCAGGTATGTGATGCTATTTCAGGCGCGCGCCCTGGAGCCCGTCGTGAGGTGGTTGAAAGTTATATTAAGCGTTTGCAAGACTTAGAAAATTTAGCACTTTCATATCCTGGCGTTGAAAAGACGTTTGCTATCCAGGCTGGTCGTGAGTTACGTGTTGTAGTTGATTGTGATAAAATCTCAGATCAACAGGCTGAAACTTTAGCATTTGATCTCTCAACCCGTATTCAAACAGAAATGACATATCCTGGACAAATTAAAGTTACTGTAATCAGGGAAAGCCGTTCGGTAGCTTACGCAAAATAGAAGCTGAATATAAAATAGAAAGAATAAAGAAGGCTCGACAACTGTTGGGCCTTTTTCATATTTATGTTTTTGTTTTAAATTAGAATTTTTCAATTAAAATAAACCTTTAACCATGAGTGCCGTTTCAAAATCAAAAACAACAGCTAAGGCCCCTAAATTGGTTGATCAGTATTTTGCCAAATACGCCGAAAGTCATCAAAATAAAACGAATAAACTTATACATTGGATTTGCGTACCTGCTATTGTGTTTAGTTTGATTGGTCTGATGTGGAGTATTCCGGTTCCCTGGAGTTATCAGTTTTTGAACTGGGCCAGTTTTGGCATTGCTTTTTCCTTGTATTATTATTGGCGTTTATCTCAACCTTTGGCACTTGTAATGTTGATTATTATAGGACTCTTTTCTGCCATTTATGTATTAATTGAACAGCAAATTGGTTTATCAGGATTGGCTATTTTATGTGCTGTTGTGTTTGTAATATCGTGGGTGTTTCAGTTTATTGGACATAAAATTGAGGGCAAAAAGCCATCTTTTTTAGATGATGTTAAGTTTTTATTGATTGGGCCTATATGGTTATTGCATTTTCTTTTTAAAAAATTAGGAATAAGCTACTAAGTAGTAAAAACTATGTTGAGGCATAAAGACGCCAAAAAAAATCGGCGACTTTATGCCTTTTTTATTGCTCGAGATACAACAATGATAACTCAACTAGCGGTTTTATTTTACTCAAACGTTAACTTAAAATGTAGTGTTAATCCATGTAATGCTTTTTGTATTAATATTAACTTTTGAAGTTTATATTAATTAAGTTATTGATATTTAGTCTTTTGTTTTGTTTTCAGACTTGTCGCTTAACAAATTAATAACCGATAGATAAACTAAGGTTAATTGATTGTTAATATACGCTTAATCTACTCAGTCTACTTTTGCCCTAAACAAAAATTAAGGTAAAAGTGAAAAATTTCTCCATTTCAAAGGTTTTCTTTTCGTTGACTGTAATGCTGCTCATGGTAAGTTCTGCTTGGGCGCAAAACGGTAAAATTGTTGGTAAAATAACCGATAAAGCCTTTAACGAGCCAATTGTAGGCCTGCCAGTTTTGGTAAAAGGAACATCTAAGGTTACTCCATCTAATATTGACGGTCGTTACGAATTAAACCTTGCTCCAGGTACTTATACCTTGGAGTTTAAATATATCAGTTTTAAAACAAAAACAGTTTCCGAAGTAGTAGTTCGTGCCGGAAAGGTTACCGAATTAAACGTAGTAATGGATGATGCCGCCACCGAATTAGGTGAGGTTGTGGTAACTTCTACTTATA
Above is a window of Solitalea lacus DNA encoding:
- a CDS encoding DUF962 domain-containing protein — protein: MSAVSKSKTTAKAPKLVDQYFAKYAESHQNKTNKLIHWICVPAIVFSLIGLMWSIPVPWSYQFLNWASFGIAFSLYYYWRLSQPLALVMLIIIGLFSAIYVLIEQQIGLSGLAILCAVVFVISWVFQFIGHKIEGKKPSFLDDVKFLLIGPIWLLHFLFKKLGISY